AATGCTCTTGAATCGTTGGATAGCTTTCTATCCTCTAAACGTGTTTTTAATTGTAGGTGCTTTGGCACGAAGGGCAGAGATGTATCAGGACTACATGAAGCAGATCCCGATCCCATCAAACCGTGGCTCTGTTATTCCATTTACCTCATGGACGGGTTTAGGCAAGTCCATTAAGCAATTGTATGGACAACCGTTGCATTACCTCACCAATCTTCTCCTAAAACAGTGGGATCAGCTGAGGATCGACAGTGAGGAGGAGTACAGGCCCTTGGATACCATCATTCATCCTTGTAAAGCTGAAGCCACCATCTGGCTTGTTGAAGAAGTCCACCGGCAGACCTCATCTCATCATCATGTAGCAAATCTCTGGCTCAAAGATCCGATGCACCATGCCTCCATTGACGCCATGTTTCCCCAGCTACGAAGCAAATCGTGATAGCCTAAAGGCATTTAGGACTGTTTTATGATGCTTGGTTATTTTGTCATGCAAAATGGTCGTTAAATTTTGTAGACTTGCTCTGTTTTGTATCCTGATGAAATAAAAACTTTGTTAACGCTCAAGCTTTAGAATGTCGGTTATTAAGATcctgaaaacaaaaaatgttgatCGCATTTGAATTCAGTAGGCCTTCATTCTGAGAGGGATAAACCACCACGAAAGGTTGCTCATTGTCGCTAAATCATTGGCGAAGTCGAAGTAGCCGGCTGCTCCTCACGCTGGCTTATCGACGGATGAGGCCGAAACCGAGCCTGGGTTTCCAATATCTGTGCCCCAATCCCAGTCCAAAGTGGAATATGCTTAATCCATAGATGAGTAGATGATGTCTTTCTTCAATTATATTTCTATCACCAGTAATCACCACAAGAGCAAAGCCCCTGACGGAAGAAATGGAACCTGTTGTTATCTCGAACGGTAATTTCCCGGTTGTATATTTTTGACACAAACTTGGCAAAGGAGTGACAATCAGAGCACATTCTGAGATTCTTAACCACACGAATCGGCACTCGTTGTCCTGTTCCGATCAGCCCGAAAGCAATGGCCAGTTTCTCACTGTGACGACTGAGCAAATACTCCTTTTCCTTGTCATCAACATCAAGCAGGACATTGTCCAAATCCGGAACATGACCAGCTTCTCTCAGTCTGAAATTTATTTCTTGTAGCATCGATGCAGTCTGGCTCTTCTCTGTGTTTGTATCACCGCCAGAAGTAAACTCATGGATCATTCCATTAACCTCTATGGAACTTGATCCGGGTACCTTGTGGACGCCTTTCTCCTTCAAATGCAGCCTCACTTTTGCAACGTCATCCCATTTCCCAGCAGATGCATATATGTTTGATAGAAGCACATGAATCCCAGTCCTTTGAGTAGATAGCGTGGACATCTGTTCGGCTGCATATGATGCGATTTTAACATTTTTATGAGTTCGGCAAGCAGCCAAGAGGGTCCCCCAAA
The nucleotide sequence above comes from Malus sylvestris chromosome 16, drMalSylv7.2, whole genome shotgun sequence. Encoded proteins:
- the LOC126608598 gene encoding protein RDM1, with the translated sequence MKRAAPWDEQVDVISSDDSSSPDMEMESVNECDSKQSDTNITFDQPDKEITPEGALARRAEMYQDYMKQIPIPSNRGSVIPFTSWTGLGKSIKQLYGQPLHYLTNLLLKQWDQLRIDSEEEYRPLDTIIHPCKAEATIWLVEEVHRQTSSHHHVANLWLKDPMHHASIDAMFPQLRSKS